In Piliocolobus tephrosceles isolate RC106 chromosome 5, ASM277652v3, whole genome shotgun sequence, a single genomic region encodes these proteins:
- the PBOV1 gene encoding LOW QUALITY PROTEIN: prostate and breast cancer overexpressed gene 1 protein (The sequence of the model RefSeq protein was modified relative to this genomic sequence to represent the inferred CDS: inserted 1 base in 1 codon; deleted 1 base in 1 codon; substituted 1 base at 1 genomic stop codon), protein MRTFLRNQKYEDMHSIIHILQIRKLRHRXNFPRLPCILAPEAALLPLCYKIFXKKEKAKRSQKTTEFIDYSIEQSHHAILTPLQTHLTMKGSSLSSESILLTLTLQLTQTLGLECCLLYLPKTIHPQTI, encoded by the exons ATGAGGACCTTCTTAAGGAATCAGAAATACGAGGATATGCACagtattattcacattttacagatcagaaaattgaggcaca taAACTTTCCAAGGCTACCATGCATTCTAGCTCCAGAAGCTGCACTCTTACCACTCTGCTAcaagatattttgaaaaaaagaaaaagcaaaaagaagtcaaaaaacaacagagtTCATTGATTATTCCATTGAACAGTCACACCATGCCATTCTCACACCCTTGCAGACACATTTGACTATGAAAGGTTCCTCATTATCTTCAGAATCCATATTACTCACATTGACCTTGCAGTTAACTCAAACC CTAGGTCTGGAATGCTGTCTTCTCTACCTACCAAAAACTATACATCCACAAACCATATAA